The nucleotide window ctgatgctacactctgtgcatttttggtgcacagatcagggagcagcttacggaccgcagcagtaggacttctgggagctatcttcagtccagggactctcgaggtagtcTAGCTGGCATTCGCAGGCcggagtccctttccatgttttttgtttgtttatcttgtatcagacaaacatgatgtattttcccttcagacattgattgtagtattctgtagtagtccgtgagctagtgacaccagactctgggtagcattttggttcaaacttctgcacttttggttttcagttgctttagatttaaagtcttccgcttagattttgtctcgtttattatattgtttgaaagaaagcaggaaatgtgttttaaatatttggcttgcctagctccgatagtaggcgccatcacgacacccgatggtgggaaatccgggtcgtgatagaCGCCACACTAGAAATTGGAATGGCCAACACATCACGAGCCAACTCCGAAAGAATAGGAAATCTAGGAGCATGTGTTTTCCACCAACTTAAGATATCAAATTCTTCACTAAAAGGCTCTTGTTCTTTACTAATGTATTTATCCAACTCCGATTTAGCATCCCCACTTCCATtgtcttcctttttttcttcaagTGAAGCTTCGTCCTTATTAAAGATGCACTTATAACACTCCCACTAGATGTATTAGATGTGTTGTTAGATGAAGTAAAACTAGATGGAGATTGATGACAAGATTCGGTTGAATACTTTTTTAGATACTTTCCAAACAAAGAATTCATATAAGCATACACCTCAacatttattttcttccctttttcctccCCAAAACGTTCTTCAAGTGCTCCCTCAACATATTCAAATTTGTTACGTGGATCTAAGACGGaagcaataaaaattattttattcatcttttcagGATCACTCAATtacttcttgaacttttcttgcaTTCGCTCAGCCATTTTTCTCAAATGCTCATCCTCACTAACTAAACACATTTTCAAATGACAATAAAGTTCAGATACATCCTCAAAATGAGAATTACAAGTGACATAACGTGAACTTGAAACTTTTTTAGTTAGCTCGTGAAATCTTACAAGAAACTCTAACATATTCTTCACATTCACCCAATCATCAGATTCAAGAGGACCTACATTACTATCATCTTCACAAAGATGAGAACATTGATAAGCGGAAAATCCATCATCAAAAAGATGCAACTTGTCAAAGGCCTTTTCAAAGTGTTGTGCCGTATCCAACATCaaataggtggaattccacctagtaggaacatccaaacacaaCGTTTTGGTACATTCTACCTTTACATGTGCACAACACTGTTTAAACTTTAAGGTCCTTGTAGGCGAAGATCTCACATACCTCACAATATTTCTAACACGTGTCACAGAAGCATCAAGTTCTTTCAAACCATCTTGCACAATTAGATTTAGTATATGAGCCATGCATCTCACATGAAGATGTTTACCACTCACCATATTAGTTTTCCATATATCTAACTATTTAGACAATTCTTTGACTGTGACATCATTTGAAGAAGCATTGTCCACGGTGATAGTGAAAACCTTGTCTAATTTCCATTCAAGCAAACAATCCCTAATATCTTTAGCCATCTCTTCATCCTTATGACTAGTGATAGGGCAAAAATttagtattcttttatgcaacttccaatccctatcaatgaagtgggctgtcaaacacatataatttattctttgtaATGAAGTCCATGTGTCTGTTGTGAGGCAAATTTTTTGTTGTGCTTCTCTAAAAGAACTTCtcagattttgcttcaattcACTGTAAACTTCATAACAATCCCTTGTTATTGTTCTACGAGAAGGAAGATGAAATAGTGGTTTAGTTTTTCTCATAAACTTCACAAAGCCTTCATTTTCTACAAAGCTAAATGGTAGTTCATCAATAACTATCATCTCAATTAAGGCCCTCCTAACCACTttttgatcaaatttccaaattgaTCCTTCATCATTTTGGCAAGATCGAAAATTTATCTTTGTTAGACTATTATCTTTAGCAATGTTAAGTGGGTATTCTTTGCATCTAAGGAAATTATTCTTCAATCCTGTTGTTCCATTCTTGGATGAATTAGCAGCATAAGCTTGTTTACAATATCGACACCGTGCTTTCCCAACCCCATTAacctcaaatttatcaaaatggtTCCAAACGTCAGACCTAGGTTGCATGGCTTTCCTTTTCTTGGAATCTTGAGTATCAATGGTGTTGGTGTTACTATCTACAGTAATAGGTAAACTTTCACTTGAACCAACGTCACTTACTCTACTTGTATCTGCCATCtatacaaaattaaataaatataaacataaattaacaatcaacattgttttttttttgttaatgaAATAGTAatatagaagaaaagaaaagagaaggttgTTACCAAGAAGGAAAACTATTAAGAGGAACCCCATTGAATTGTTCACATAGGGGTAGCCAGAGGTATGTCAAAGGATGTATTTTAAGCTTTCAGATGGAAGAAGGAATAGATTAAAAAATGCTTAACTAGAGAGGCATTGTAACATGACAACCAGATTCCACGTTGGAGCAAGGGCTTCTTGAAGTTTATATAATACTATAAGTTTAATTTGATTTAATCAAACTGTTGGCTTGTGAAATATGAAGAGCTGACTCTTTTATGATCCTACAGTAAATACGCCATGTTACTATGGGTTCTGGATTCTAAAACAAAATAGTTAGTTGGCCGAATAAAGTATTTATATGTGGAGTTTTTAACACAAAATACAAGTGTAATGACTATTCTTTATTGAGATTTACTAGAATATTTAACCATTCCACAGAATTTTAAGTAGTGAAAATACACAGTCTAAACAGAATCATGGTACACTTACCAAAAAACAGAACAATTGTAATCTTGTTAAGAAAGAACTTTTCCTTATTTCATTATCCTAGAGTAGTCTTGGATGTATCTTTCAGTAATTCATTAAGTATTTTTTCTCATcttctcctttttcacaacttcaaATGAAGATCAAATGTCCTATGTTGATTTTTACAACAGTGTACTGTAATATCCTTACATTATCTATAAAAGATGAAGATCAAATGGAACCTCTAAAGCTTGACTTCTGTGTAAATATGTTCTGCCATTctatgaaaaatagaaaatgtcctCCCAATAAAGATACTCAAAGAGAAACGACAATGGTAAAAACAAGAATCAACCATAGTAATTGAGTGTATATGAGAAATCGCAAGTTCGCTAGAAAGTAGAAATCACTAGAAGTAGAAACATACCTTTGAAAATTGAAACTATCGCAAATTCGCAACAACAACGTCTTCATTTGCCCGGAATTTGTGAGGAGTGAGGAGTGAGGATTGAGGAATTGGAGCTCGGAAATCGCCTAATCGCCTACTCAGTCAACTGAGGAATTGAGGAATCGGAGCGTCTTCGTTTGCACTCTGTCTAATAGCCTAACCTAATAAATGATGAATCAGAATTAGCCCTAATCTTTAGACAAAGTGGGCTGGGGCTTTGAGCTTGGGCATTGGGCTGGGGAGTACACTGGGGCAATAAGAAAATGTCTTTAAAAAATCGGTATTTTggatttcggtataccgaaatttcaaatttctaataCCAAGGACCGTATCGAAATACCAAAATTGCAATACCGAATTAGACCGAAATACAAAAAAAACCGAAACCaaaataccgaattaattcggtttGGTTGGGAATTTAGTTTtccggattttatgcccacccctacagagcagtaaccaagaaagtcgtggcggactttgtccgcgaccgcattgtttgtcgattcgatattccagagtcaatcattactgataatggctccaatctcaacagtgacttgatgaaagctatgtgtgaaactttcaagatcagacacaagaattctatagcctacaggccttagatgaatggagccgtagaagccgccaacaagaatttcaagaagatattgagaaaaatgatagagaagcataagcagtggcatgagaagttatcatttgctttattgggatatcgcaccatAGTCCACACATCAACTAGAGCAACTCCCTATATGCTAGTTTACGATACAGAGGCAGTCATttccgctgaggtagaaattccttccctaaggatcatacaggaagctgagctcgacaacgcagagtgggtgaaaagccgttatgagaaactagcccttatagacgggaagagaatgaatgcagtttgccatggtcaactctatcagaatagaatgtctagagccttcaacaaaagagtcaagccaagacaattcacaccggggtagCTGAtgttaaagaaatttttttcgcatcaagatgaagcgaaagggaaattctctcccaactgccagggtccatacatggttcaccgggttctgataggaggagccctcatacttgcagaaatggatggagaagtctggccaaagcccatcaactcagatgcagtcaaacgttactatgtgtaatctttatgctttcctatatgatgtaaattAAACTACGTCTAAcctaattcccatttaagagggaatacgtaggcagccctatgggttcggtcacaattcaataaaatttccattcccCCCTCCCGCaattgaaaactggggcagaattttgaggaggaacctcaaaattccaaagtgatTTCAGCCAATCGTCTCAAGCAACAGGcagaagcatcaacccattaactggggcagaattttgaggaccctcaaaattccatagcaaaAGAGGTTGCAGTGTCCTGAACCAcatcacagtcatcggttcatctaaaagcgtTTCTTAATTGTATACTTATatagtattttttaaaaaatcatgCATTTTTATTACTGAAATTGCATTGTTTAGCAACTCTACCCtaatgatacatacagtatcaccagatcaaagccgagcaggtcaagcagagccagcggggatatgaactaaccttccccctttacaaaactcacaatttttttggatgcaggcactGGGATTACGAAAgcatcaaacatactatacactcacaagacaaacattgttcaggaatacaactctcagaactgtctcacttaccaacatttgctatccatACATGCCAGTGATATTCCGTATGCCACAATGTCCCCAACAGTCACTATATCGCAACCTgttatcagctaagaaagctctattaCCGATTGcccttttatttcttgcataaggctaccattctgccttccgagactaaacgatgtctccatctacatttctacattgcataaggctactattctgccttccgaggttaagctctaccttcatctgcatctacatggctaaaagatcgccgccttatctacatttgcacatctaaaagatcgccacctcataTACATTTGCACGGCTGGAAGATTGCCACCTCATCTACATttgcacggctgaaagatcgccactttatctaCATTTGCACGACAGAAAGATCACCACCTCATCTACAttttcatggctgaaagatcgccaccttatccaTATTTTAGcggatgaaagatcgccaccttatccaCATTTTcacggctgaaagattgccacctcaTCTAGATttgcacggctgaaagatcgccaccttatctccaattgcatggctgaaagatcgcctccttatctccatttgcatggctgaaagatcgccacctacgaCATTGCATAGGCTAAAAGATCGCTAAACCATCCGAAggtgtcattgttcggaggcaccattttcatagcccgagaacgccatgtcatggcctgaggacccccttttaatcttttgcatatcattattaaAAGGGCATCacggttcggaggcatcatcctcatagcccgagagcatcatttcatggcctgcgaatcctttattatacgtttcatagcccaggacatcatggtttaaggacgtcattctaaccgtccgaagacaatcctcatggtccgacgggaaattgcatcatgtttaaatttatgcataatatattcttgtattgcttatttgcaggtaaatcgAAGAGCAAATggccatctcagcaggagcgattccgctccagttcccgcagccctatcAGACATAAACCATTCACCCCGTcctagatattgcgtccgttcttgaaagtctccatcggcatactccgccgacagATTCTGAACTACATATGACTTGATTCCTATATAATCAAGggtatgtaggcagctcagaagccagggcaTGACCTAAACTTCTTCGAACCGTCTCGCTCGGTCAAAATtagccatcatatctttacccgacaactctttcatccttcccgggtaaagatgaGCAACTGTTGATACACAAATTTTCCCTATATGTATtttctaatatgcaaaatactttcaaaatagcatatgtatgcacaTATAAGTATTTacaattgttttattatttttccttaatttttaaaaggttttaaacCAATATTTTCATCCCTAAAATCCAATTagaattttcaaaattattatttttgatgattcatttattgaattctcatatttatactaaaatatagctaatataatttttacatatttttacaaagccatttagtattttaaagttaaattgcatataattacaatattagcctcttttagatttaattgcgtttatatttataaaaaattaagtccaatatttttaaattaataattatatattaCAAATCATTTTAGCACCTtcaatttgttttcagaaattaatttgctatttttttataaaataaataaggggaaaatggctatttaaaatctagccccaaTTGCTTTTCAATTACAACCTGAATTGGACccccaatttaaacccaattacccagtCCAATTGCCATCTGAACCGACCCAAGCCCTAAATCCACCTACCCGACTTAAGACCTGctaaatcttggccgttgatctaaaagatcaacgaccctcacgattcctttccttttttaattccaacgACCCCAACCCTAGCCTCATTTCCAAACTCCGCCACCTCTGAATCCCCCTTCTCTCTCAATCCTCTCTCAAAttttctcaaaccctagccgccatcaAACTACAACCCTAATACCTCCCAAATCTATGGCTTCCgaggtcatcggagacctgtatctacctcccatggcttctacgtgttcgATTCTGTGGTCTCATGACCAGATTGTGAAGGGGCTTTGTCCAATCTTTGCTCGATGATAGTTTTTCGGTTGTctctgacctttctccggccaaccatggctattcgagtcagacttttgactctcctgcttagatcaagggttttcaaagcctttctcatcatttggggttcttctgaaaccctaacctctaaggttctttcgatttctctTAGATCCGTTTCAGATCTATGTTTGCTCTGAACTTTTAAGCACTTTTCtcgaaatttcttttaaaactctgctttcaaaactccttatCTTTTCAATTAGGgttctgttaagttatttcaaaaacttttctttgatttttgacatgttttgctGTGTTTGCTCGTATTATTCTTCTgcctgagtttgcatgttaaaagtcTTAATTCATTTTGAACTGTTTATTAGACTAATGCTGGTTTGCTTGAGTTTTGTccgatttgtttgtttatccatCTTTTAAAATTCTTCTATTGTTGAAAACCCTATTGCTTTGGATCTGAGACTGTTAGTTTAAGTACAAGGctcgatttgaagttctttatttcgAAACCTCTATTCCTTTGTGTGATCCTTTTGATTCTGGGTTCCTATTTCCTCTCGAACTCAAGtatgctcgaaaccctaatttttcaaaAGGGGTTTTCCTCACCGGCTACTGCGAGACCTTCGCATGct belongs to Nicotiana tabacum cultivar K326 chromosome 6, ASM71507v2, whole genome shotgun sequence and includes:
- the LOC142181983 gene encoding uncharacterized protein LOC142181983, producing MADTSRVSDVGSSESLPITVDSNTNTIDTQDSKKRKAMQPRSDVWNHFDKFEVNGVGKARCRYCKQAYAANSSKNGTTGLKNNFLRCKEYPLNIAKDNSLTKINFRSCQNDEGSIWKFDQKVVRRALIEMIVIDELPFSFVENEGFVNHKDEEMAKDIRDCLLEWKLDKVFTITVDNASSNDVTVKELSK